From a single Nocardioides sp. dk884 genomic region:
- a CDS encoding 3-hydroxyacyl-CoA dehydrogenase NAD-binding domain-containing protein, with amino-acid sequence MSTTTTESAVRYERDADGIVTLTLDDPTASANTMNELYKSSMAEAIDRLYAELEADPESITGVVVASAKKTFFAGGNLKSMVTATKDDAQNVFDMAEGIKADLRRLETFPRPVVAAINGAALGGGFEICLACNHRIAVDDPKIALGLPEATLGLLPGGGGVTRIVRLLGLQSGLMEVLLTGAQFKPAAAKEKGLIDELVASREDLLPAAKAWIAGNPEASQNPWDAKGYKMPGGTPKSPALAGFLPAFPALLRKQTKGAVYPATRAILSAAVEGAQVDFDTASRIESRYLTNLVINQGAKNMIQAFFFDLQAIKSGSLRPQGIEPWKATKVGVLGAGMMGAGIAYVCARAGMQVVLKDVSAENAAKGKAYSEKINAKAVGRGKLTEEKSQELLDRILPTGDASDLAGCDLVIEAVFEDPELKAKVFAEVAPYVNDDALLCSNTSTLPISELATGVDRPADFIGLHFFSPVDKMPLVEIIRGKETSDVALAKAYDVVQQIRKTPIVVNDSRGFYTSRVIGFMVNEGMAMLAEGVQPWTIERATTQAGYPAPVLQLSDELNLELMSKIAAATKAAAERDGSTYDAHPGTVVVDKMIEAGRPGRLRGKGFYDYDESGKRGSIWSGLAELFPVAEEQPSIQDCKDRMLFAEALETAKCFEEGVITSAAAANIGSIMGIGYPPMTGGAAQFMTGYEGADGEIGLGAFVARADELAEKYGDRFRPTAYLRELASSGGSFPA; translated from the coding sequence ATGAGCACCACCACCACTGAGTCGGCCGTCCGCTACGAGCGCGACGCCGACGGCATCGTCACCCTGACCCTCGACGACCCCACGGCGAGCGCCAACACCATGAACGAGCTGTACAAGTCGTCGATGGCCGAGGCCATCGACCGCCTGTACGCCGAGCTGGAGGCCGACCCCGAGTCGATCACCGGCGTCGTCGTGGCCAGCGCCAAGAAGACCTTCTTCGCCGGCGGCAACCTCAAGAGCATGGTCACCGCGACCAAGGACGACGCGCAGAACGTCTTCGACATGGCCGAGGGCATCAAGGCCGACCTGCGCCGCCTCGAGACCTTCCCGCGCCCGGTCGTCGCCGCCATCAACGGCGCGGCGCTCGGCGGCGGCTTCGAGATCTGCCTGGCCTGCAACCACCGCATCGCGGTCGACGACCCCAAGATCGCCCTCGGGCTGCCCGAGGCGACCCTCGGCCTGCTGCCCGGCGGCGGCGGCGTCACCCGCATCGTGCGCCTGCTCGGCCTGCAGTCCGGCCTGATGGAGGTGCTGCTCACCGGCGCCCAGTTCAAGCCGGCGGCGGCCAAGGAGAAGGGTCTGATCGACGAGCTGGTCGCCTCCCGCGAGGACCTGCTCCCCGCCGCGAAGGCGTGGATCGCGGGCAACCCCGAGGCCTCGCAGAACCCGTGGGACGCCAAGGGCTACAAGATGCCCGGCGGCACCCCGAAGTCCCCGGCGCTCGCCGGCTTCCTGCCGGCGTTCCCGGCGCTGCTGCGCAAGCAGACCAAGGGCGCCGTCTACCCCGCCACCCGCGCGATCCTGTCCGCGGCGGTCGAGGGGGCGCAGGTCGACTTCGACACCGCCTCGCGCATCGAGTCGCGCTACCTCACCAACCTGGTGATCAACCAGGGCGCCAAGAACATGATCCAGGCGTTCTTCTTCGACCTCCAGGCGATCAAGTCCGGCTCGCTGCGCCCGCAGGGCATCGAGCCCTGGAAGGCCACCAAGGTCGGCGTGCTCGGCGCCGGCATGATGGGCGCCGGCATCGCCTACGTCTGCGCCCGCGCCGGCATGCAGGTCGTGCTCAAGGACGTCTCGGCCGAGAACGCCGCCAAGGGCAAGGCCTACTCCGAGAAGATCAACGCGAAGGCCGTCGGTCGCGGCAAGCTCACCGAGGAGAAGAGCCAGGAGCTGCTCGACCGGATCCTGCCGACCGGGGACGCCTCCGACCTCGCCGGCTGCGACCTGGTGATCGAGGCGGTCTTCGAGGACCCGGAGCTCAAGGCGAAGGTGTTCGCCGAGGTCGCGCCGTACGTCAACGACGACGCGCTGCTGTGCTCCAACACCTCCACGCTGCCGATCAGCGAGCTCGCCACCGGGGTGGACCGCCCGGCGGACTTCATCGGCCTGCACTTCTTCTCGCCGGTCGACAAGATGCCGCTGGTGGAGATCATCCGCGGCAAGGAGACCTCCGACGTCGCGCTGGCCAAGGCCTACGACGTGGTGCAGCAGATCCGCAAGACCCCGATCGTGGTCAACGACAGCCGCGGCTTCTACACCTCGCGGGTCATCGGGTTCATGGTCAACGAGGGCATGGCGATGCTCGCCGAGGGCGTGCAGCCCTGGACCATCGAGCGGGCCACCACCCAGGCCGGCTACCCGGCCCCGGTGCTGCAGCTCTCCGACGAGCTCAACCTGGAGCTGATGTCGAAGATCGCCGCCGCGACCAAGGCCGCCGCCGAGCGCGACGGCTCGACGTACGACGCCCACCCGGGCACCGTCGTCGTGGACAAGATGATCGAGGCCGGCCGCCCCGGGCGCCTGCGCGGCAAGGGCTTCTATGACTACGACGAGTCCGGCAAGCGCGGCTCGATCTGGTCGGGTCTGGCCGAGCTGTTCCCGGTCGCCGAGGAGCAGCCCTCGATCCAGGACTGCAAGGACCGGATGCTGTTCGCGGAGGCGCTCGAGACCGCGAAGTGCTTCGAGGAGGGCGTGATCACCTCCGCCGCGGCCGCCAACATCGGCTCGATCATGGGCATCGGCTACCCGCCCATGACCGGCGGTGCGGCGCAGTTCATGACCGGCTACGAGGGCGCCGACGGCGAGATCGGCCTGGGCGCGTTCGTGGCCCGCGCCGACGAGCTGGCCGAGAAGTACGGCGACCGCTTCCGCCCCACGGCGTACCTGCGCGAGCTGGCGAGCAGCGGCGGGTCGTTCCCGGCCTGA
- a CDS encoding histidine phosphatase family protein yields the protein MGLLLLVRHGQASFGADDYDVLSPAGWAQGRALGADLAARGIAPTALVRGDMRRHRETLEAMLEGAAGAPGWDPAGAEVDAGWDEFDHLSVVAADPGVPHGELDRRAFQSAFERATARWCAGAHDAEYDESWPAFLGRVRGSLARATERAGSGAVVVVVTSGGPVAAAAATLVGGTGDGDAALAARLWSRFNTVVVNAGVTRVVVGPTGPRLLSFNEHPHLAGDLLTYR from the coding sequence ATGGGTCTCCTGCTGCTGGTGCGCCACGGCCAGGCCTCCTTCGGGGCCGACGACTACGACGTGCTGTCGCCCGCCGGCTGGGCGCAGGGGCGGGCGCTGGGTGCCGACCTGGCCGCGCGCGGGATCGCGCCCACCGCGCTGGTGCGCGGCGACATGCGCCGGCACCGCGAGACGCTCGAGGCGATGCTCGAGGGCGCCGCCGGGGCCCCGGGGTGGGACCCCGCGGGTGCCGAGGTGGATGCCGGGTGGGACGAGTTCGACCACCTCTCCGTGGTCGCCGCGGACCCCGGCGTACCGCACGGGGAGCTGGACCGCCGCGCCTTCCAGTCCGCCTTCGAGCGCGCCACCGCGCGCTGGTGCGCCGGCGCCCACGACGCGGAGTACGACGAGTCCTGGCCGGCGTTCCTCGGCCGGGTGCGCGGCTCGCTGGCGCGCGCGACCGAGCGCGCCGGGAGCGGGGCGGTCGTGGTCGTGGTGACCTCCGGCGGCCCGGTCGCCGCCGCCGCGGCGACGCTCGTGGGCGGCACGGGGGACGGGGACGCCGCCCTCGCCGCCCGCCTCTGGTCGCGCTTCAACACCGTGGTCGTCAACGCCGGCGTCACCCGCGTCGTCGTCGGCCCCACCGGCCCCCGCCTGCTGAGCTTCAACGAGCACCCCCACCTCGCCGGGGACCTGCTTACCTACCGTTGA
- a CDS encoding type II CAAX endopeptidase family protein has product MSPVRSWLQRSLWEVVPRDHRETPTALRRRQLVTLGFVLIGAVVLGLSLRIEPGNPWFYPATFGLAGVWALGAFCSGPLHLGRIARRGELVRPWATPIALGAGLAALFVVGGLIVRELPWLSGQVSSVLDFADQGSVPLLVVITAVNGVAEELFFRGAAYAAIPRHPVAWTTLAYGVATLATGNVMLSFAALLLGVVVGLERRASGGILGPILTHCTWSLSMLLVLPLVFGA; this is encoded by the coding sequence ATGAGCCCGGTGCGCAGCTGGTTGCAGCGCTCCCTGTGGGAGGTCGTCCCGCGCGATCACCGCGAGACGCCCACCGCGCTGCGCCGCCGCCAGCTGGTGACGCTCGGGTTCGTGCTGATCGGCGCGGTCGTGCTCGGGCTGTCGCTGCGGATCGAGCCGGGTAATCCCTGGTTCTATCCCGCGACGTTCGGGCTCGCCGGCGTGTGGGCGCTCGGGGCGTTCTGCTCCGGGCCCCTGCACCTGGGCCGCATCGCCCGGCGTGGCGAGCTCGTCCGGCCCTGGGCGACACCCATCGCCCTCGGGGCCGGGCTGGCCGCACTCTTCGTGGTCGGCGGCCTGATCGTGCGCGAGCTGCCCTGGCTCTCGGGCCAGGTCAGCTCGGTGCTCGACTTCGCCGACCAGGGCTCGGTGCCGCTGCTGGTGGTGATCACCGCTGTCAACGGCGTCGCCGAGGAGCTGTTCTTCCGCGGCGCCGCGTACGCCGCGATCCCGCGGCACCCGGTCGCCTGGACGACGCTGGCCTACGGCGTCGCGACCCTCGCGACCGGCAACGTGATGCTGTCCTTCGCGGCCCTGCTGCTCGGCGTGGTCGTCGGGCTGGAGCGCCGCGCCTCGGGCGGCATCCTCGGGCCGATCCTCACCCACTGCACCTGGTCGCTGTCGATGCTGCTGGTGCTCCCGCTGGTCTTCGGCGCCTGA
- a CDS encoding CsbD family protein produces the protein MGFTDKAKNKAEELGGKGKEKTGEATGDRDLQAEGKGDQASAGVKQAGEHVKDAAKDIKDGLK, from the coding sequence ATGGGATTCACCGACAAGGCGAAGAACAAGGCCGAGGAGCTCGGCGGCAAGGGCAAGGAGAAGACCGGTGAGGCCACCGGCGACCGCGACCTCCAGGCCGAGGGCAAGGGCGACCAGGCGTCTGCCGGCGTGAAGCAGGCCGGCGAGCACGTCAAGGACGCCGCCAAGGACATCAAGGACGGCCTGAAGTAG
- a CDS encoding NAD(P)H-binding protein: protein MTTSPTVLVTGATGFVGRRLVPALVDSGHRVKAMTRHPDTYDGPGEPVFGDVHDPGSLADALEGVDVAIYLVHSLDDDDFERKDAAAARGFGTAAAASGVRQLVYLGGLGSEDETLSPHLRSRREVELLLGEAGVPVTVLRAAIVVGAGGISWEMTRRLVKNLPAMVVPRWAATLTQPIAIDDVVRYLAGVVDNDDAVGRVLEIGGADQLTYLQMLQEAAREMHGRRLPIVQAPVGTPVLSSWWITLVTGVDTTTAANLIESMGNRVVVTDPAIRAIVPGEPLTYAEAVRQALAEG, encoded by the coding sequence ATGACCACGTCCCCCACCGTGCTCGTCACCGGCGCCACCGGCTTCGTCGGGCGCCGGCTGGTGCCCGCGCTCGTGGACAGTGGGCACCGGGTGAAGGCGATGACCCGCCACCCCGACACCTACGACGGCCCCGGGGAGCCGGTCTTCGGCGACGTGCACGACCCGGGCTCGCTCGCCGACGCCCTGGAGGGCGTGGACGTGGCGATCTACCTGGTGCACTCCCTCGACGACGACGACTTCGAGCGCAAGGACGCCGCCGCGGCGCGCGGGTTCGGGACTGCCGCGGCCGCCAGCGGGGTGCGCCAGCTGGTCTACCTGGGCGGGCTCGGCTCCGAGGACGAGACGCTCTCCCCGCACCTGCGCTCACGGCGCGAGGTCGAGCTGCTGCTCGGCGAGGCCGGCGTACCGGTCACCGTGCTGCGCGCCGCGATCGTCGTCGGGGCCGGTGGCATCTCCTGGGAGATGACCCGCCGCCTGGTCAAGAACCTGCCCGCGATGGTCGTGCCGCGCTGGGCGGCGACGCTCACCCAGCCGATCGCGATCGACGACGTGGTGCGCTACCTGGCCGGCGTGGTCGACAACGACGACGCGGTCGGACGGGTGCTCGAGATCGGCGGGGCCGACCAGCTGACCTACCTGCAGATGCTGCAGGAGGCGGCGCGCGAGATGCACGGGCGCCGACTGCCGATCGTGCAGGCACCGGTCGGCACGCCGGTGCTCTCGTCGTGGTGGATCACCCTGGTCACCGGCGTCGACACCACGACCGCCGCCAACCTCATCGAGTCGATGGGCAACCGGGTCGTGGTCACCGACCCCGCGATCCGCGCGATCGTGCCCGGGGAGCCGCTGACGTACGCCGAGGCGGTGCGCCAGGCGCTCGCGGAGGGCTGA
- a CDS encoding MerR family transcriptional regulator, whose product MTQSEASELLTLEELTTRIGMSVRNVRFYTSKGLVPPPVRRGRSGYYGTDHVARLELVQELQGHGFTLAAIEKYVAAIPADATPEDIALHRTMLAPWQADQPDEMTLSELERRAGRTLGEDDLATLSALGIVVRNRRGRYEVSLPQLSVGLGLLDLGFPTEAAVAAAGVYAEHGRALARELNELFRTMVWPVYKEAGTSPEKIQEVVERLKPLSIASLVTAYETAMDDLKRERIAERTRRADPAADGVPHDGQVAREVS is encoded by the coding sequence ATGACCCAGAGCGAGGCTTCCGAGCTCCTCACCCTGGAGGAGCTCACGACACGCATCGGCATGAGCGTGCGCAACGTGCGCTTCTACACCTCCAAGGGCCTGGTGCCCCCGCCCGTGCGGCGCGGCCGCTCGGGCTACTACGGCACCGACCACGTGGCCCGCCTCGAGCTGGTCCAGGAGCTGCAGGGCCACGGCTTCACCCTGGCCGCGATCGAGAAGTACGTCGCGGCGATCCCGGCCGACGCGACCCCCGAGGACATCGCGCTGCACCGCACGATGCTGGCGCCCTGGCAGGCCGACCAGCCCGACGAGATGACACTGTCGGAGCTGGAACGCCGCGCCGGACGCACGCTCGGCGAGGACGACCTCGCGACGCTGTCGGCGCTGGGCATCGTGGTGCGCAACCGGCGCGGGCGCTACGAGGTCTCACTGCCGCAGCTCAGCGTGGGGCTCGGCCTGCTCGACCTGGGCTTCCCGACCGAGGCCGCGGTCGCCGCCGCCGGCGTGTACGCCGAGCACGGGCGCGCGCTGGCCCGCGAGCTCAACGAGCTGTTCCGCACCATGGTGTGGCCGGTCTACAAGGAGGCCGGCACCTCCCCGGAGAAGATCCAGGAGGTCGTGGAGCGGCTCAAGCCGCTGTCGATCGCCAGCCTGGTGACCGCCTACGAGACGGCCATGGACGACCTCAAGCGCGAGCGGATCGCCGAGCGCACCCGGCGGGCCGACCCGGCGGCGGACGGCGTACCGCACGACGGGCAGGTCGCCCGGGAGGTCTCCTAG
- a CDS encoding DEAD/DEAH box helicase translates to MSSSSFADLGVPSDLVALLTERGITVPSPIQAATLPDSMAGRDVLGRGRTGSGKTYAFLLPMVTRLRAAGRRSAAGRPRALILAPTRELVGQIKEALDPLASAAGLTTQTIFGGVGQNPQVAGLRRGVDIVLACPGRLEDLISQGHCDLGSIEVTILDEADHMADLGFLPAVRRIMDKTPREGQRLLFSATLDNGINVLVKRFLNQPVTHEADSAQSPVSTMDHHVLHLAREQRVSVLVDLASAPGRTVVFTRTKHGAKALTRQLNKSGVPTVELHGNLSQNARTRNMDAFHAGKASTLVATDIAARGIHVDDVALVVHADPPAEHKAYLHRSGRTARAGAAGTVITLMTDDQVRDVRDLTRAAGIKPTITKIDGPKHPMLTTLAPGERTIVIGGLELEVPAQAPGRRPSGEGPSGNGGGRNRRRSGGASGQGGGRSGGQGGARSGSKPAGSKPAARSGRPARGGSSGAASASGGSHSAASFSSGRR, encoded by the coding sequence TTGTCTTCCTCTTCCTTCGCCGACCTCGGCGTGCCTTCTGACCTCGTCGCCCTGCTCACCGAGCGGGGCATCACGGTCCCCTCGCCGATCCAGGCGGCGACCCTCCCCGACTCGATGGCCGGGCGCGACGTGCTCGGCCGCGGCCGCACCGGCTCCGGCAAGACCTACGCGTTCCTGCTCCCGATGGTGACCCGGCTGCGTGCCGCCGGTCGCCGCTCGGCCGCCGGTCGCCCCCGCGCCCTGATCCTGGCCCCGACCCGCGAGCTGGTCGGCCAGATCAAGGAGGCGCTGGACCCGCTGGCCTCGGCCGCCGGGCTCACCACCCAGACCATCTTCGGCGGCGTCGGCCAGAACCCCCAGGTCGCCGGCCTGCGTCGCGGCGTGGACATCGTGCTGGCCTGCCCGGGCCGCCTCGAGGACCTGATCAGCCAGGGTCACTGCGACCTCGGCTCGATCGAGGTCACGATCCTCGACGAGGCCGACCACATGGCCGACCTCGGCTTCCTGCCGGCCGTGCGCCGGATCATGGACAAGACCCCGCGTGAGGGCCAGCGCCTGCTGTTCTCGGCGACCCTCGACAACGGCATCAACGTGCTGGTCAAGCGGTTCCTCAACCAGCCGGTCACCCACGAGGCCGACTCGGCCCAGTCGCCGGTGTCCACGATGGACCACCACGTGCTCCACCTCGCCCGCGAGCAGCGCGTCTCGGTCCTGGTGGACCTGGCCAGCGCGCCCGGCCGCACCGTGGTCTTCACCCGCACTAAGCACGGTGCCAAGGCGCTCACCCGTCAGCTGAACAAGTCCGGCGTCCCCACCGTCGAGCTGCACGGCAACCTCAGCCAGAACGCCCGCACCCGCAACATGGATGCCTTCCACGCCGGCAAGGCCAGCACCCTGGTCGCGACCGACATCGCCGCCCGCGGCATCCACGTCGACGACGTCGCGCTCGTGGTCCACGCCGACCCGCCGGCCGAGCACAAGGCCTACCTGCACCGCTCGGGCCGTACGGCGCGCGCCGGCGCGGCGGGCACCGTGATCACGCTGATGACCGACGACCAGGTCCGCGACGTGCGCGACCTGACCCGCGCGGCCGGCATCAAGCCGACGATCACCAAGATCGACGGCCCGAAGCACCCGATGCTGACCACGCTCGCCCCCGGCGAGCGCACGATCGTCATCGGCGGCCTCGAGCTCGAGGTCCCCGCCCAGGCGCCCGGTCGTCGCCCGTCGGGTGAGGGCCCCTCCGGCAACGGCGGCGGTCGCAACCGTCGTCGCAGCGGTGGCGCCAGCGGCCAGGGCGGCGGACGCTCCGGTGGCCAGGGCGGCGCCCGCTCGGGCAGCAAGCCCGCCGGCAGCAAGCCGGCTGCTCGCTCGGGTCGACCCGCCCGTGGCGGCAGCAGCGGTGCCGCCAGCGCCTCCGGCGGCAGCCACAGCGCGGCGAGCTTCTCCTCGGGTCGCCGCTAA
- a CDS encoding PadR family transcriptional regulator — translation MSVKNALLALLEQGPMYGYQLRAEFERRTGATWPLNVGQVYTTLTRLERDGLVVAAGADEGGHVHYALTEPGREEARSWFTTPVSRSQPPRDELAIKLALAVTVPGVDVAAVIQQQRVATMGALQDYTRLKRTAPQQDTGDLAWSLVLDSLVFAAEAEIRWLDHTEARVRRAALDRPAGTPQPAPASRPAKQVRR, via the coding sequence ATGTCGGTCAAGAACGCCCTGCTGGCGCTGCTTGAGCAGGGGCCGATGTACGGCTACCAGCTCCGCGCCGAGTTCGAACGGCGCACCGGGGCGACCTGGCCGCTCAATGTGGGGCAGGTGTACACGACCCTGACCCGGCTCGAGCGCGACGGCCTGGTGGTCGCCGCCGGCGCGGACGAGGGCGGTCACGTCCACTACGCGCTGACCGAGCCCGGGCGCGAGGAGGCCCGCAGCTGGTTCACGACCCCGGTCAGCCGCAGCCAGCCCCCGCGCGATGAGCTTGCGATCAAGCTGGCGCTGGCCGTGACCGTCCCCGGCGTTGACGTCGCCGCGGTGATCCAGCAACAGCGGGTCGCCACGATGGGCGCGCTGCAGGACTACACCCGGCTCAAGCGCACGGCACCGCAGCAGGACACCGGCGACCTGGCCTGGAGCCTGGTCCTGGACTCGCTGGTCTTCGCTGCCGAGGCCGAGATCCGGTGGCTGGACCACACCGAGGCCCGGGTGCGCCGCGCCGCGCTCGACCGCCCGGCCGGTACGCCGCAGCCGGCGCCTGCGTCGCGGCCCGCCAAGCAGGTGCGGCGATGA
- a CDS encoding acetyl-CoA C-acetyltransferase, with amino-acid sequence MAEAFVYDHIRTPRGKGKAAGSLHEVKPVDLVVGLLDEVKQRNPSFDPARVDDVVLGVVSPLGDQGGDIAKTAALAAGYPDTVAGVQLNRFCASGLEAVNQAASRVRGGFEDLILAGGVESMSRVPMGSDGGAWASDPATALKSGFVPQGIGADLIATLGGWSREDVDAYAAQSHHRAAKAWANGYFADSVIPVKDINGLTVLAADELIRPDTSVESLSGLRPSFAQIGADAGFDDVALEKYHWVERINHVHHAGNSSGIVDGAALVAIGSEEVGQQLGLTPKARIIATAVSGADPTIMLTGPAPAARKALAKAGLEVSDIDLFEINEAFAAVAMRFMSDMGITDEITNVNGGAIAMGHPLGATGAMILGTLVDELRRRDLRRGLATLCVGGGMGIATIVEIV; translated from the coding sequence ATGGCAGAAGCATTCGTGTACGACCACATTCGTACGCCGCGCGGCAAGGGCAAGGCGGCGGGCTCGCTGCACGAGGTCAAGCCGGTCGACCTCGTGGTCGGGCTGCTCGACGAGGTCAAGCAGCGCAACCCCTCCTTCGACCCGGCCCGCGTCGACGACGTCGTGCTCGGCGTCGTCTCGCCGCTCGGCGACCAGGGCGGCGACATCGCGAAGACCGCGGCGCTCGCCGCGGGCTACCCCGACACCGTCGCGGGCGTCCAGCTCAACCGCTTCTGCGCCTCCGGGCTCGAGGCGGTCAACCAGGCGGCGTCCCGCGTGCGCGGCGGGTTCGAGGACCTGATCCTCGCCGGCGGCGTGGAGTCGATGAGCCGCGTCCCGATGGGATCCGACGGCGGCGCCTGGGCCTCCGACCCGGCCACCGCGCTGAAGTCGGGCTTCGTCCCGCAGGGCATCGGCGCCGACCTGATCGCGACCCTCGGCGGCTGGAGCCGCGAGGACGTCGACGCCTACGCCGCGCAGTCCCACCACCGCGCCGCCAAGGCCTGGGCCAACGGCTACTTCGCCGACTCCGTCATCCCGGTCAAGGACATCAACGGCCTGACCGTGCTCGCCGCCGACGAGCTGATCCGCCCCGACACCAGCGTGGAGAGCCTCTCCGGGCTGCGCCCGAGCTTCGCCCAGATCGGCGCGGACGCCGGCTTCGACGACGTGGCGCTGGAGAAGTACCACTGGGTCGAGCGGATCAACCACGTCCACCACGCCGGCAACTCCTCCGGCATCGTCGACGGCGCGGCCCTGGTCGCGATCGGCTCCGAGGAGGTCGGCCAGCAGCTCGGCCTGACTCCGAAGGCCCGCATCATCGCCACCGCCGTGTCCGGCGCCGACCCCACGATCATGCTCACCGGCCCGGCCCCGGCGGCGCGCAAGGCGCTCGCCAAGGCCGGTCTCGAGGTCTCCGACATCGACCTGTTCGAGATCAACGAGGCGTTCGCCGCCGTCGCGATGCGGTTCATGAGCGACATGGGCATCACCGACGAGATCACCAACGTCAACGGCGGTGCGATCGCCATGGGCCACCCGCTCGGCGCGACCGGGGCGATGATCCTCGGCACCCTCGTCGACGAGCTGCGCCGCCGCGACCTGCGCCGTGGCCTCGCCACGCTCTGCGTGGGCGGCGGCATGGGCATCGCCACCATCGTCGAGATCGTCTGA